The following proteins come from a genomic window of Lolium rigidum isolate FL_2022 chromosome 5, APGP_CSIRO_Lrig_0.1, whole genome shotgun sequence:
- the LOC124656031 gene encoding uncharacterized protein LOC124656031 codes for MKWSIGGGAMEVDGGGDQSAPSPGLVRGKKRPPSPSSLPGDGEGSPTSDEDDNPWAITDDEEEDEYQGKYRPYTVDDFPRVSTYEQQDELYENPESSLRGPKLLWSLRAFKPEIESHPCGTQYRLSDESEISVHNVGTIDCSNECRCFSMNLLQFIGLKIAGYHHAQPGSAKIFGFFATRDQIEPLRNYVYRREIENYEAVTVKPNTGMARLTLGSPARGICMTSHVLFEFKLCVHTEIPAENGPKDDLLIEGCAEFSNMMETKSFSQNRRIYGEKCGLDVKFLVLINAVQAFVDVEILRAPACGFNLNLYAKTSGFSDVIRLYQGSAEAACRMSSVVAVEIRSYLDLRIEGTPKDDGGVSQNLLPCVWGDRFDSCYHGTVDKVVNLDEFTIVSVKITWRTVD; via the exons gcggcggcgccatggaagtcGACGGAGGCGGAGATCAATCTGCACCATCCCCTGGCCTCGTCCGTGGGAAGAAGAGGCCGCCTTCCCCCTCATCTTTACCGGGCGACGGCGAGGGCTCACCcaccagcgacgaggacgacaacCCATGGGCGATTaccgacgacgaagaggaggatgaatACCAAG GGAAATACAGGCCCTATACAGTTGATGATTTCCCAAGAGTTAGCACTTATGAGCAGCAAGATGAATTATACGAAAATCCAGAGAGTTCTCTTCGAGGCCCAAAACTTCTCTGGAGCTTACGAGCATTCAAGCCAGAAATTGAAAGCCATCCATGCGGTACTCAGTATCGGCTCAGCGATGAATCTGAAA TCAGTGTCCACAATGTTGGGACCATCGATTGTTCAAATGAATGTCGTTGCTTTTCCATGAACTTGCTGCAGTTCATTGGTCTCAAGATAGCTGGTTATCACCATGCCCAACCGGGATCTGCCAAAATATTTGGGTTTTTCGCGACACGGGATCAAATCGAACCTTTGCGCAATTATGTCTACAGGCGAGAGATTGAAAATTATGAAGCTGTAACCGTGAAGCCAAATAcg GGTATGGCACGTTTAACACTGGGTAGCCCTGCTCGAGGTATTTGCATGACAAGCCatgtgttgtttgaattcaagcTTTGTGTACATACTGAAATCCCAGCTGAAAATGGTCCCAAAGATGACCTTCTGATCGAAGGATGCGCTGAATTCAGCAACATGATGGAAACAAAATCATTCAGTCAGAATCGACGTATTTATGGGGAGAAGTGTGGACTGGATGTGAAGTTCCTGGTGCTGATTAATGCGGTACAAgcatttgttgatgttgagatccTCCGTGCTCCTGCTTGTGGCTTTAATCTGAATCTCTATGCCAAGACCAGTGGTTTCAGTGATGTGATTCGTCTCTACCAAGGAAGTGCGGAAGCTGCCTGCAGAATGAGTTCAGTTGTAGCGGTGGAGATACGCAGTTACCTTGATCTTCGTATCGAAGGGACCCCGAAAGATGACGGAGGAGTTTCTCAGAATCTGCTGCCTTGTGTGTGGGGTGATAGGTTCGATTCCTGCTACCATGGAACGGTGGATAAAGTTGTGAATCTCGACGAATTCACCATCGTTTCAGTGAAGATCACCTGGAGAACCGTTGATTGA